In a genomic window of Brettanomyces nanus chromosome 1, complete sequence:
- a CDS encoding uncharacterized protein (EggNog:ENOG41), with protein sequence MHIYKILYEEAKAKGIMMPNHNFELDYIQDLKRFIDECNRKTELAERRLDLNSEDRESLTNITTEMDELDTKIAFTTQEIQMLSRKGDLDKAVQVSKILKTYVGQRSKVARNYSIMLENINQSAQQKLQVCRDCGAYLSKLDNDRRLVEHFTGKIHLGYVEMRSTLQELKSKYEKTN encoded by the coding sequence CTACAAGATTCTTTATGAAGAAGCTAAAGCCAAAGGAATAATGATGCCAAATCACAACTTTGAGTTAGACTACATTCAAGACTTGAAACGATTTATTGATGAGTGCAATAGAAAGACGGAACTGGCCGAAAGACGACTAGATTTGAATTCAGAGGATAGGGAAAGTCTAACTAACATTACCACAGAGATGGATGAGTTAGACACCAAGATAGCATTCACCACTCAGGAAATCCAGATGTTGTCAAGAAAGGGGGATTTAGATAAAGCAGTGCAGGTATCCAAGATATTGAAAACATATGTTGGACAAAGGTCCAAAGTAGCCAGGAACTACTCGATAATGTTGGAAAATATTAATCAGAGTGCACAGCAGAAGTTGCAAGTGTGTCGAGACTGTGGTGCGTACCTTTCCAAGTTGGATAACGACCGTAGATTGGTTGAACATTTCACAGGTAAGATCCATTTAGGGTACGTAGAGATGAGAAGTACGTTGCAGGAACTAAAAAGCAAGTATGAAAAGACTAACTGA